The Komagataeibacter sp. FNDCR2 nucleotide sequence CAAAAGCTCGACCGAGCGGCTGTTCCGCTACAAGGGGCCCATTACCGATTCCGATGAATTCTATGGCGGCATGGCGTCGTGGGAACCGGATTTCTGGTCCTCCATCCGCAACCGCGTACGGTTGCAGAAGGACTATGCGCAGGAACAGGCCGCCGAATACGCCAATGCGCGGCTCAGCCTGCAGTCGGAACTGGCCAGTGACTATTTCACCCTGCGCGGGCTGGACGCGCAGGCCGCCATCTATGGCCAGTCGATCGGGTATTACCAGGAATCGCTGCGCGTCACGCAGACGCGCCTGATCGATCAGGCCGCGTCACGGCTGGACGTGGCCCGCGCCCAGAACCAGCTTTACACCACCCAGGCCCACCTGCTTGATATCCAGGCCCAGCGCGAAGTGATGGAGCATGCCATTGCCGTACTGGTCAATGCCGCCCCTTCGACCTTCCACATCACGGCGGACAGCCACCTGAACACGAACCGCTTCGCGCTGAAACCGGGCCTGCCATCGGAACTGCTGGAGCGCAGGCCCGATGTCGCCATGGCGGAACGCCAGATGGCGCAGGCCAACCGGGCGATCGGGATCGCACGGGCATCCTTCTATCCGCATGTCTCCTTTCACATGGATGGCGGGTTCAGTGACAACGGGTTCAATCTGGCCAACCTTGCCAACAGCATGTGGACCTATGGCGCCACGGTGACCATGCCCGTGTTCGAGGGCGGCCTGCGCCGGGCCGAACTGCAACAGAGCTGGTCCGCCTACCGTGAAACACGCGACCACTACCGCATGACGGTGCTGACCGCCTTCCGTGATGTGGAGGACGGGCTGTCCCGCACCAACCGGCTTGATAGTGAAAACAGCCGCCTGCGCGCGGCCGTAGGTGCCGCCAGCCAGACGCAGGACATTACGATGAACCTGTACAAGGGTGGCCTTGCAAGCTATCTGGACGTGCTGATCGCGCAGGTCAGCACGCTGGACGCCCGCATCCAGCAGGTCGAGGTCCAGACACGTTACCTGCAGGCGCAGGTCGGTCTGATCCGCGCATGTGGCGGTGGATGGGACGCGGCCCGGCTTCCCGCGCCCGACAAACTGTTTTCGGTCGATCCGCTCCAGTATTCCGGGCTGCATAACGCCCCCGCGACAGGCGACGTGCCCCGGCCGCACACCCATGGCCCCGACCCCGATGACAACCTGACCCGGCCCATCCTGTCCCCCACGCTGGAAAGATAAGGACATGGACCAAGCCCGCACCGGGCGGTGGGAAACGCCGCCTTTTTGAAAAAAGGCGGCACCCAAAAACTTTTATTGCTTTTCCATCAAGCCGTTATTCAAAGGGCTTTTGCTAAAAACCGCCCATGCATAACGGAGGCTTCAGCACCGCTCGCCATAAATCTCAACCTGGTCGAGGTGGAAAAAATTCTGCCCGATCAGGGTCAGGCGGATAAAACGGGCCTTGAACGATGTATGGACATGGTACGGCCCCGTAGCCAGGTTGCCGATGGGCTGGTCATCCTTTTTTTCAAACCCGAAACAGAAATTTTCCCCATCGCCGGAATACTCCATGCGGATATTCCGGCATCGCTGCCGCGTGGGTGCCATGATATTGTAAATGAGTATGTCCTCGACCTGGTACAATCCCATAAGGTCGATCCGCCACCACGGGTTGTCTTCAAGGCCCGTATGGAATTTCACAAGCCCATTGACGATGCCATTGACCGCGTTACCCGCATCGGATCGCGTATCATGCCCGATGGACCAGGTGCTGATGCTGCTCTGCTCACATGGTTTGTTCAGGGAAATGTTCCGGCCCGGCATCCGGGCAGGCACCGTTACTTTCGTGGCGTTTTGTACTATATTGTTCCAGTAATCACACAGCGATACATTTTCCGCCGCGTTGAATGCGCGCATGGACTCTTCCAGCGCATTTTTCCGGCCCGCTTCCGTTTCATCCCATATGACCTGACCGGAAAACGCGCCCGTTGTTCCACGCCGTATCCGGTGCTTCAGATATTCCTTTGACTTGATCATGTAGTGATGAACACTGGCCGTATTTTCAATAACCTGTATTTCCGTGGCGGAAAGGGTATGGATATCGGACACCTCACGGTGCAGGACATCCACAACCCTTATATCCCCATAGGCGTGCCAGACGGGGTTATGCCAGAACCCGAAACCTTCGGGTGAGAAAATCTTGTCATCCAGCAGGGCAGCCGTCCTGCAGATATACTTGGTGTATTCATTAACACCCACGGCCCTTTTCGTATAATTTTCCAGAACTGGGCCGGGCGGGTTCCTTTCATGGCCATTATGACCAAAAACAATCCAGTAAAACAGGATACAGTCCGCTTCCGGGTAATGGGCGACCAGATCATCAATATCGCGGAACGCGGGAATGTTCAGGAATTCATCCACATCGAAAAAACTGACCCACTCCGTTTCCTGCTGGTAGTTGGTCAGGAAATGCAGGTACATCTGCTGCTGAAAGCCCTGCGTTGTAAAATGCACGAATGTAACAAAGGGATCCCGGCCTACAACAAAGGGTAAAATCTCCCGGTAAAGCTCATCCGGTCGGTCATCATTGCAGTACAGGTAGATATGATCGTATCCAATGGATTTATAATAGGTTATCCATTCAAGTATATAAGGCTTTTCCCATCTGGCACATACGACAACCGAGCAATTATAACGCTTCATTTCAACCCGTGACCCTTTGTTTTAAAATGACTGCCTGCTCTCCTGTCAGGATAAGGTTACGGCTTTGATCCTGATTTCTGGTAAGGGACTGGCGGGAAACCGAAGCGCCGGGACAACCCTGATAAAAAACAATAAACGTTTCTGGACGCCCCTTTTTTTCAAAAAGGCGGCGTCTGGTGAATGGTCCCCCAAGTGGATGTTCATGCCGTAAGGCGCGCGGGACCATGGGCCGTCTCCGCTGCCACGCGATAGGGGCCGGAGACGGGTATTTCCATACAGAGCAGACCGATGGACGCCGGATTACGCGCGCCCAGTTCCAGCAGCGCCTGCCCGTCCGTCCACCGGCTGGTCGGGCTTTCACCGCCATGCCATCCGTCCGGTGCGGCGGGCGCGAGATGCGACGTGATGGAGCGCCCGACATTCCCCTCAAACAGTTTTATATTTCGTA carries:
- a CDS encoding efflux transporter outer membrane subunit → MMALPIRRSLPAGGACVLSLLSLAGCDLSPAYHAPHYVIPTTWEGQAPFEVAHPMDDSIRSDWWTTFADPQLDALETQATDHNGDLQAASERFLQARAIVSEARADLLPHFGIAFGGSNNKSSTERLFRYKGPITDSDEFYGGMASWEPDFWSSIRNRVRLQKDYAQEQAAEYANARLSLQSELASDYFTLRGLDAQAAIYGQSIGYYQESLRVTQTRLIDQAASRLDVARAQNQLYTTQAHLLDIQAQREVMEHAIAVLVNAAPSTFHITADSHLNTNRFALKPGLPSELLERRPDVAMAERQMAQANRAIGIARASFYPHVSFHMDGGFSDNGFNLANLANSMWTYGATVTMPVFEGGLRRAELQQSWSAYRETRDHYRMTVLTAFRDVEDGLSRTNRLDSENSRLRAAVGAASQTQDITMNLYKGGLASYLDVLIAQVSTLDARIQQVEVQTRYLQAQVGLIRACGGGWDAARLPAPDKLFSVDPLQYSGLHNAPATGDVPRPHTHGPDPDDNLTRPILSPTLER
- a CDS encoding glycosyltransferase family 2 protein, with the protein product MKRYNCSVVVCARWEKPYILEWITYYKSIGYDHIYLYCNDDRPDELYREILPFVVGRDPFVTFVHFTTQGFQQQMYLHFLTNYQQETEWVSFFDVDEFLNIPAFRDIDDLVAHYPEADCILFYWIVFGHNGHERNPPGPVLENYTKRAVGVNEYTKYICRTAALLDDKIFSPEGFGFWHNPVWHAYGDIRVVDVLHREVSDIHTLSATEIQVIENTASVHHYMIKSKEYLKHRIRRGTTGAFSGQVIWDETEAGRKNALEESMRAFNAAENVSLCDYWNNIVQNATKVTVPARMPGRNISLNKPCEQSSISTWSIGHDTRSDAGNAVNGIVNGLVKFHTGLEDNPWWRIDLMGLYQVEDILIYNIMAPTRQRCRNIRMEYSGDGENFCFGFEKKDDQPIGNLATGPYHVHTSFKARFIRLTLIGQNFFHLDQVEIYGERC